One region of Zingiber officinale cultivar Zhangliang chromosome 7B, Zo_v1.1, whole genome shotgun sequence genomic DNA includes:
- the LOC122004450 gene encoding syntaxin-81-like, with protein sequence MAKSRDRTEDFREATHATALSFGYDEAKLVALLASFILREKPPFEKAVIKTLESISELEHFITKHRKDYVDLHRITEQERDNIEHEVLDPTMRPSIKSFKRLRIELYYY encoded by the exons ATGGCTAAGAGTAGGGACAGAACCGAAGATTTTAGGGAAGCTACCCATGCGACAGCTCTCTCTTTTGGCTACGACGAG GCCAAATTGGTTGCGCTCTTGGCATCCTTCATTTTGCGCGAGAAACCTCCATTTGAAAAAGCTGTAATTAAGACG cttGAAAGTATTTCAGAATTGGAACACTTCATCACTAAGCATCGGAAAGATTATGTGGATCTGCATCGAATCACTGAACAGGAGAGGGACAACATTGAACATGAA GTACTTGATCCAACCATGAGGCCGAGTATAAAGAGCTTTAAAAGGCTTCGAATCGAGT TGTACTACTATTAG
- the LOC122004451 gene encoding uncharacterized protein LOC122004451 encodes MWLLLNPRGEETAGAILVQNREDPGSRSRRQCADRSEQKRRIKQQNQENDEQPTSANYGIEDHLFDSENESAVLPSPIPWISRSGSKGNKVEQVADIKGSSIIPSTPASPTLPSPKHLSPSPSFSFDTSKPKIIYKSKASPPSPPPPPDYLKHEHGNHATARRLKEELKNSSRRECRDATNDITSPRNEQANNCGEDVAEASGGATEETSNHEAGGGEANEVDKKADEFIARFREQIRLQRIESIKRSTKQRSNKKQQVV; translated from the exons ATGTGGCTTCTGCTCAACCCGAGAGGGGAGGAGACCGCAGGTGCTATCCTTGTACAAAACAGGGAAGATCCCGGAAGTAGATCCAGGCGGCAGTGTGCCGACCGTAGTGAGCAGAAGCGTCG CATAAAACAACAAAACCAGGAGAACGATGAGCAGCCTACCTCAGCTAACTATGGAATTGAAGATCACCTGTTTGATTCAGAGAACGAGTCCGCAGTACTCCCCTCTCCAATCCCGTGGATATCACGCTCAGGGTCGAAGGGGAATAAGGTCGAACAGGTGGCCGACATAAAAGGCAGTAGCATCATTCCCTCAACTCCCGCGTCCCCCACTTTGCCTTCCCCAAAGCATCTTTCTCCTTCGCCGTCGTTCTCATTCGACACGTCGAAGCCGAAGATTATCTACAAAAGCAAGGCCAGTCCGCCGTCGCCGCCGCCTCCACCCGACTACCTCAAACATGAGCACGGAAATCACGCAACGGCCAGAAGGCTCAAAGAGGAATTGAAGAACTCGAGCAGGAGAGAATGTCGGGATGCCACCAACGACATAACAAGTCCAAGGAATGAGCAGGCCAATAATTGCGGGGAGGACGTTGCAGAGGCGTCTGGTGGTGCCACAGAAGAAACGTCAAACCATGAAGCGGGAGGAGGGGAAGCGAATGAGGTGGACAAGAAGGCAGATGAGTTCATAGCAAGATTCAGAGAACAGATCAGACTTCAGAGGATCGAGTCGATCAAGAGATCCACCAAGCAGCGAAGTAACAAGAAGCAACAAGTCGTGTGA